Below is a genomic region from Terriglobales bacterium.
TTGTTGATTCTGACGTTCCTGGCCACTGACCCCTGACCACTGACCACTGCCTTTACGCTATTTCCAGCGCCCGCTCCAGGTCGGCGATCAGGTCGTGCCGGTCTTCCAGGCCGATGGAGATGCGGATGCCGCCCGGCACCACGCCGCGGCCGTGGTCTTCCAGCTTCAGATCGCGGGAGCCGTTGCCGTCTCCCCCGCTCTCCGGCCGGTGCGCGTAGGCGGCATGGGTCATCGAGTACGGGTTCTCGATCAGCGTCTTGATCTGCCCCAGCGACACCGCCAGCGTGATGCAGTATGCCTTGTCGGCGATGTAGTTGATGAAGCGCTCGGCGCGCTCGTTCGAGCCCGGCTGGTCCTTGAGGATGAAGTAGATCATCGACCCGGGCGCGAACTTGCCGCGGTAGTCCACCATCTGCTTCTCGGCCAGCGCCCGCTGCGGGAACGAAGCCAGCCCGGGATAGTCCACGTGCGCCACTTTCGCATGCTGCTCCAGAAACTTGGCCACGTGCATCGCGGTGCGCTGCATGTTGGCCATGCGCGCCGCCAGTGACGGCAGCCCGTACACCAGGATGTTCCACGCCGCCTTGGGCGAGAGCACGCCGCCGAAGTCCTTGCGGTAGAGCATCAGGTGGTTGTGCATGGCGCGCGGGCCGATCACCACTCCGCCCATGTCCGTCCCGAACCCGCCGATGCCTTTGGTGAGACTCTGCACCACCACATGCGCGCCCAGGGTGAGCGGGCGCTGGCAGTAAGGCGTGGCGAAGGTGTTGTCCACCACGATCTGCATGCGCTCTTC
It encodes:
- a CDS encoding aminotransferase class I/II-fold pyridoxal phosphate-dependent enzyme; its protein translation is TGPPGARPAMKTREKETRNNATKAAAKPSNGAKEAQEAAHHAQEPYRIRTRLIHGTSKTPKWDYAHHVVPPITSSATFRLSSSQRGAKGFFEFACDTIDVTRKVPIYIYDRLDEPTRGMLEENLALAEEGEIGVCFATGMAAITAALNTLVESGDEIVAHDTLYGCTYSLLTNWLPRQRVTTHFANLRDLAALEKAITPRTRVVYFETPVNPTMELIDIGAVREVVDRANRERKPEERMQIVVDNTFATPYCQRPLTLGAHVVVQSLTKGIGGFGTDMGGVVIGPRAMHNHLMLYRKDFGGVLSPKAAWNILVYGLPSLAARMANMQRTAMHVAKFLEQHAKVAHVDYPGLASFPQRALAEKQMVDYRGKFAPGSMIYFILKDQPGSNERAERFINYIADKAYCITLAVSLGQIKTLIENPYSMTHAAYAHRPESGGDGNGSRDLKLEDHGRGVVPGGIRISIGLEDRHDLIADLERALEIA